One genomic region from Rosa rugosa chromosome 1, drRosRugo1.1, whole genome shotgun sequence encodes:
- the LOC133726237 gene encoding biogenesis of lysosome-related organelles complex 1 subunit 2-like, which translates to MAAKDELAESLNDLFTSVSTMVKSELQGTTNHIELLEKMNLRVAEEYKGFGDVASGLSVFVEQLKSKSGGFDEYVKQIDVIDQQVTEFEAVVSVLDRYVAMLESKVQSVYQNPSSS; encoded by the exons ATGGCTGCCAAAGACGAGCTCGCCGAGTCTCTCAATGACCTCTTCACCAGCGTCTCCACCATGGTCAAATCGGAGCTCCAG GGAACAACAAACCACATAGAGCTCTTAGAGAAGATGAATCTGAGAGTCGCCGAGGAATACAAAGGCTTCGGCGACGTGGCCTCCGGGCTAAGCGTTTTCGTGGAGCAGCTCAAGTCCAAAAGCGGCGGCTTCGACGAGTATGTGAAGCAGATTGATGTTATAGACCAGCAAGTCACCGAATTCGAAGCTGTGGTTTCGGTGCTTGATCGATATGTGGCCATGTTAGAGTCCAAAGTCCAATCCGTGTATCAAAATCCATCGTCTTCTTAG
- the LOC133726236 gene encoding pentatricopeptide repeat-containing protein At3g29290-like yields the protein MGEVLKPSLSLMLISTSSGFRYRHSSQPLYYDVPKTCSSTHNLSLVSMWVPSVIRMKAKSMSVPNVVLGVQSGLVCENEEDSLVEQILPPWGDVAIDKDAVEPEIEPGVAVRPEVTLNWKDMLNVDRVSFLEEVDEETLSKRILVLSRTNKIRSALELFTSMELSGLVPSLHACNSLLSCLLRNGFFDNGLRVFQFMKRKKLTTGHSYSLILKAVSDAHGCDSAIEMFRAMEGESGVRDGFDTVVYNTMISVCGKVNNWRETERLWRDIKENGHTGTQVTYCLLVSIFVRCGEHELALDAYNEMIENKFQPGNDTMQAIIGACSKDGKWDLALNIFQNMLDSGLKPNTIAFNALINSLGKAAEVELAFRVYNIMKSMGHSPDPYTWKALLSALYRANRHDDAIKLFESIKRSRGSQLNLHLYNMALMSCSKLGLWDKSLQLLWQLEASELSVSTASYNLVISACEMARKPEVALQVYEHMVHQKCTPDTFTHLSLIRSCIWGSFWEEVEEILNQAAPDASLYNAAIQGMSFRGKTELAKKLYTNMRKSGLQPDGKTRAVMLQNLRRPRKKQPSRYRTSRSKLSSNRRC from the exons ATGGGTGAGGTTCTGAAACCTTCACTTTCCCTTATGTTAATCTCAACTAGTTCTGGGTTTCGGTATCGCCATTCTAGCCAGCCTTTATATTATGATGTGCCTAAAACATGTTCAAGTACACATAACCTTAGCTTAGTTTCCATGTGGGTACCCAGTGTGATTAGAATGAAGGCAAAATCCATGTCTGTGCCAAACGTGGTGCTTGGTGTGCAATCTGGGTTGGTTTGTGAAAATGAAGAAGATTCTTTGGTTGAGCAGATATTGCCTCCATGGGGAGATGTAGCAATTGATAAGGACGCGGTCGAACCGGAAATTGAACCGGGGGTTGCCGTCCGGCCAGAGGTGACTTTAAATTGGAAGGATATGTTGAATGTAGATAGGGTAAGTTTTTTAGAGGAGGTGGATGAAGAGACATTGTCAAAGCGGATTTTGGTGCTTAGTAGAACTAATAAAATTCGGAGTGCGTTGGAGCTGTTTACTTCCATGGAGTTATCAGGTCTTGTTCCTAGTTTACATGCGTGTAATTCACTGTTATCTTGTCTGTTGAGAAATGGGTTTTTTGATAATGGCTTGAGAGTGTTTCAGTTTATGAAGAGAAAGAAGTTAACTACGGGGCATAGTTATAGCTTGATACTTAAAGCAGTTTCAGATGCTCATGGTTGTGACTCTGCCATTGAAATGTTTAGGGCAATGGAAGGGGAGAGTGGAGTGAGGGATGGTTTTGATACTGTTGTCTATAACACTATGATATCGGTTTGTGGTAAAGTGAACAATTGGCGTGAAACTGAGAGATTGTGGAGAGATATCAAGGAGAATGGTCATACTGGAACACAAGTTACTTATTGCCTCTTAGTTAGCATTTTTGTTCGGTGTGGTGAGCATGAGCTAGCTCTTGATGCTTACAATGAGATGATTGAAAACAAGTTTCAACCAGGGAATGATACAATGCAAGCTATAATTGGTGCTTGCTCGAAGGATGGAAAGTGGGATCTGGCACTAAACATCTTTCAGAATATGTTGGACAGTGGGCTCAAGCCAAATACAATTGCATTCAATGCATTGATAAATTCGCTTGGAAAGGCTGCGGAGGTTGAACTAGCTTTTAGGGTATATAATATCATGAAATCTATGGGTCATTCACCTGATCCTTATACATGGAAGGCGTTACTCAGTGCACTGTATAGGGCAAATCGACATGATGATGCTATTAAGCTCTTTGAGAGCATCAAGAGAAGTCGGGGCTCTCAATTGAACTTGCACTTGTACAATATGGCTTTAATGTCTTGCTCGAAGCTTGGGCTATGGGATAAATCTTTGCAGCTTTTGTGGCAATTAGAAGCTTCTGAGTTGTCAGTTTCAACAGCATCGTATAACCTTGTAATCAGTGCTTGCGAGATGGCAAGGAAGCCTGAAGTTGCACTGCAAGTTTATGAGCACATGGTTCACCAGAAGTGCACCCCAGACACATTTACTCATCTGTCACTAATAAGGAGTTGCATTTGGGGTTCTTTCTGGGAGGAAGTGGAGGAAATCCTGAAT CAGGCTGCACCAGATGCATCTCTTTATAACGCTGCCATTCAAGGAATGAGCTTTCGAGGCAAAACCGAATTAGCAAAGAAGCTTTACACAAATATGCGTAAGAGTGGCCTGCAACCAGATGGGAAAACACGTGCCGTTATGCTGCAAAACTTACGAAGACCTAGGAAGAAGCAGCCTTCTCGTTACAGAACAAGTAGGAGCAAGCTGTCCTCCAATCGCCGTTGCTAA